A DNA window from Helianthus annuus cultivar XRQ/B chromosome 15, HanXRQr2.0-SUNRISE, whole genome shotgun sequence contains the following coding sequences:
- the LOC110911135 gene encoding uncharacterized protein LOC110911135, with the protein MSSAINAAQTEEQRKHIQDLKAIHAMQEKEKREKSLKRKEISSSEMPEVVPEETQNLNDFVDQILVDPDEAEADEGTSKVSPVKPTRISKPPVVPQRLRPFQDLYDRLIKDTGPSVAKEICLLKNQVNDTNILREKLKDQRKKNKEMKEYMAKQAKFVRFQQASLEKLYRMMRGICEKANIEPMFTFDEIFDFEAFIQEETARKEKEAEAKKKRLESVDKALEGNESEEEEADREVMPPTFVEWGLEDEVLYEQEDGKTFAPEHPEWFRKEREKLPDLHQVIKVVKSEETEKIISWMYDNLRGMFVVKRRGGDKNLLNHGDRGIGRDFERLITSECDKNFPNHAPQRPRRRVSKTSFDPVTGKGKVTWVINPAKVVTRVKLPEEIPVALKDFKKWFYDSQTGEAVIRSNDNVDIRILDPMDVFQFGLSDLTMLNASRINVGAGNANLEEAALFQRAVERAWRLKREMLDMVDKIEKRKEKEQKKKEGRRKKKHEKTMEGSSASTVDPSTTDSQATPTPPASSTYEATKEDPKSSEAVINQEPPVAPTEIVAPPETIVVEENPIEPEKQTTEDPVVTTEDPVVTTEE; encoded by the coding sequence ATGAGTTCTGCAATCAATGCGGCACAAACTGAAGAGCAACGTAAACATATTCAAGATCTGAAAGCCATTCATGCAATGCAGGAGAAAGAGAAAAGAGAAAAGAGCCTGAAACGTAAAGAAATATCTTCTTCAGAGATGCCCGAAGTAGTTCCTGAAGAAACTCAAAACCTCAATGATTTCGTTGATCAAATTCTTGTTGATCCAGATGAGGCAGAAGCAGATGAAGGCACATCAAAAGTTTCCCCAGTCAAACCAACAAGAATCTCAAAACCACCTGTTGTTCCACAAAGGCTACGTCCATTTCAAGATCTGTATGATCGGCTCATAAAAGACACCGGGCCTTCTGTGGCGAAAGAAATTTGTCTTTTAAAGAATCAAGTTAATGATACGAACATTCTGAGAGAGAAACTCAAAGATcaaagaaagaagaacaaggaaATGAAGGAATACATGGCCAAGCAAGCCAAGTTTGTCAGATTTCAGCAAGCCAGCTTGGAGAAGCTCTACAGGATGATGCGGGGAATATGTGAAAAAGCGAACATTGAGCCGATGTTTACATTTGATGAGATCTTCGATTTTGAAGCTTTCATTCAAGAAGAAACGGCTCGCAAAGAAAAGGAAGCCGAAGCGAAGAAAAAGAGATTAGAGTCGGTTGACAAGGCATTGGAGGGAAACGAAAGCGAAGAAGAGGAAGCAGATCGAGAAGTCATGCCACCAACCTTTGTTGAATGGGGGCTAGAAGACGAGGTCTTATATGAGCAAGAAGACGGCAAGACATTTGCTCCTGAACATCCCGAGTGGTTCAGAAAAGAACGAGAAAAGCTCCCTGATCTGCATCAAGTGATAAAGGTCGTTAAATCTGAGGAGACTGAGAAAATAATTAGCTGGATGTATGACAACCTCAGGGGCATGTTTGTAGTAAAGAGACGGGGTGGTGACAAGAACTTGCTAAACCATGGCGACAGAGGCATCGGAAGAGACTTTGAACGTCTAATTACGAGCGAATGCGACAAGAACTTCCCTAATCATGCCCCACAGCGCCCAAGACGCCGAGTGTCCAAAACTTCTTTTGATCCAGTAACAGGCAAGGGAAAGGTGACGTGGGTTATTAACCCTGCTAAAGTAGTCACCAGAGTCAAGCTTCCGGAAGAAATCCCTGTGGCTCTTAAGGATTTCAAGAAATGGTTCTACGATAGTCAAACCGGTGAAGCTGTAATAAGGTCGAACGACAATGTTGATATTCGAATACTGGATCCTATGGACGTGTTTCAGTTCGGGCTCTCTGATCTCACCATGCTGAATGCGAGTCGTATCAATGTCGGAGCTGGAAATGCAAATCTTGAAGAGGCAGCACTGTTTCAGCGAGCAGTGGAGCGTGCCTGGAGATTGAAAAGGGAGATGCTCGACATGGTAGACAAAATAGAGAAGCGAAAAGAGAAAgagcagaaaaagaaagaaggTCGAAGGAAAAAGAAGCACGAGAAAACCATGGAAGGAAGCTCTGCCTCAACTGTAGATCCATCCACCACCGACTCTCAAGCCACACCAAcacctccggcctcatccacatatgaggccactaAGGAGGACCCAAAATCAAGTGAAGCCGTCATTAATCAGGAACCTCCGGTAGCACCAACGGAGATTGTCGCACCACCAGAAACGATCGTTGTAGAAGAAAATCCAATCGAGCCAGAAAAACAAACTACAGAAGATCCAGTGGTTACAACAGAAGATCCAGTGGTCACCACGGAAGAATGA